A single region of the Hyphomicrobiales bacterium genome encodes:
- the amt gene encoding ammonium transporter, whose translation MRGLSLLLTFSTLIVAPSHATEASALLPEIESLKAQISTLHSNIEAQQTNSNHIWTMVCAALVLFMQVGFLFLEAGAVRSKNSINVAQKNIADFFISVSVFYLIGFAVMFGPSILGWVGSPSTLSAFNVIDDWSFTFFVFQAVFVGTAATLMSGAIAERMNLVGYMVMSAVIAALIYPVFGHWAWGNLLDGDNAAWLADKGFIDFAGSTVVHSVGAWVALAGIIILGPRIGRFGEDGKAKTIQGHSAVLTTAGAVILLIGWMGFNGGSTTTGNSDFAKIIANTILAAAFAGIIAMMIGRFHDGLYAPNRSVNGMLAGLVGITAGCAAVDPYGAIAIGSICGVIIYYAEEFILHKCKLDDVVGAVAVHGVCGAVGTLLVAFFALPEHLAAGSVFAQFQVQALGVGAAFAWAFPLSLITFKIVDMFFGLRVSEEDERKGLNIAEHGATLGTGELQERLQRITTIERDLTIRLDDTSGDETAEIAAIVNPFLDDVHDLMRQLKAQSVQVANSASTLTDLSKTSVDGANEASAGSAAMSQSASDLSNNTQHLDGVAREISSETLEAMDATEIMAQEIHVVSDAISELAQSVASVGNDATVANDFATKTAAAASTAHEAVNELAGASKDISTIVDMISDVAAQTNLLALNATIEASRAGDAGRGFAVVASEVKTLSEQTTKATEEIRARVKQIQTDSANATGIMGELHDVATKMGTAMNNIHAATQQQTTIAEGISNNSQTAAHNVDMISERINTVTNKVGDVSKEISSISDSATLTGTHASSLSQVVELTRERAKSMNENAQSLAEVSSSLNASAKKYKI comes from the coding sequence GTGCGCGGACTTTCCTTACTCCTTACTTTCTCAACGTTAATTGTTGCTCCAAGCCATGCCACTGAGGCAAGTGCGCTGCTGCCAGAGATTGAGAGTCTCAAAGCACAAATTTCAACGCTGCATAGCAACATTGAAGCGCAACAAACCAACTCCAATCACATTTGGACAATGGTTTGTGCAGCTCTTGTTCTCTTCATGCAGGTCGGTTTTTTGTTTCTTGAAGCTGGTGCCGTTCGTTCAAAGAACTCGATCAATGTTGCGCAGAAAAATATCGCGGACTTCTTCATTTCAGTCTCTGTGTTTTATTTAATCGGCTTCGCCGTCATGTTTGGCCCAAGTATTCTAGGTTGGGTCGGCAGCCCCTCAACGCTCAGCGCTTTCAATGTGATTGACGACTGGTCTTTCACCTTCTTTGTTTTCCAAGCCGTTTTTGTTGGCACAGCAGCGACCTTGATGTCTGGCGCTATTGCCGAACGCATGAATTTAGTTGGATATATGGTGATGTCAGCGGTAATAGCCGCTCTCATCTATCCAGTCTTCGGCCACTGGGCATGGGGCAACCTTCTTGATGGCGACAATGCAGCTTGGCTTGCAGATAAAGGGTTCATCGACTTTGCAGGGTCCACCGTTGTGCACTCAGTTGGTGCATGGGTAGCTCTTGCTGGTATCATTATTCTCGGGCCACGCATTGGCCGCTTTGGAGAAGATGGCAAAGCTAAAACAATTCAAGGCCACTCCGCCGTATTGACCACGGCAGGTGCTGTTATTTTGCTAATTGGTTGGATGGGTTTCAACGGCGGCTCAACAACCACAGGCAATTCAGATTTTGCCAAAATTATCGCAAACACCATCCTAGCCGCAGCCTTTGCTGGCATCATTGCAATGATGATTGGGCGGTTCCACGATGGTCTTTATGCCCCTAACCGTTCGGTCAACGGCATGTTGGCAGGGCTTGTTGGCATTACGGCGGGCTGTGCAGCCGTTGATCCTTATGGCGCGATTGCTATTGGTTCAATTTGTGGCGTCATCATTTATTACGCTGAAGAATTCATTCTACACAAATGTAAGTTGGATGATGTTGTGGGTGCGGTTGCAGTCCATGGTGTATGTGGTGCGGTAGGTACTTTGCTGGTTGCCTTCTTTGCCTTGCCAGAACACCTCGCCGCGGGATCTGTGTTTGCTCAATTCCAAGTTCAGGCTTTAGGTGTAGGCGCGGCATTTGCTTGGGCCTTCCCACTCTCCCTCATAACCTTCAAAATCGTCGATATGTTCTTTGGTCTGCGCGTCAGCGAAGAAGACGAACGCAAAGGCCTTAATATTGCGGAACATGGTGCAACACTTGGCACAGGCGAGTTACAAGAGCGTCTCCAGCGCATCACAACTATTGAACGTGATTTGACCATTCGTCTTGATGATACTTCAGGCGATGAAACCGCTGAAATTGCTGCCATCGTCAATCCGTTTCTCGATGACGTTCACGATTTGATGCGCCAACTCAAAGCGCAATCGGTTCAGGTGGCAAATTCGGCGTCTACATTGACAGATTTATCAAAGACATCGGTTGATGGCGCGAATGAAGCCTCTGCTGGCTCTGCTGCAATGTCGCAATCTGCGAGCGATTTATCCAATAACACACAGCACCTTGATGGCGTCGCCCGTGAAATTTCATCAGAAACCTTGGAAGCAATGGACGCCACAGAGATTATGGCGCAAGAAATCCACGTGGTTTCCGACGCCATATCAGAATTGGCGCAATCTGTTGCTTCCGTTGGGAATGACGCCACGGTCGCCAACGATTTTGCGACCAAAACCGCAGCTGCAGCAAGCACCGCCCATGAGGCTGTGAACGAATTGGCTGGGGCTTCCAAGGATATTTCAACAATTGTTGACATGATTTCCGACGTCGCCGCTCAAACAAACTTATTGGCTCTCAATGCAACGATTGAAGCATCTAGGGCTGGTGATGCAGGGCGTGGTTTTGCAGTCGTCGCGAGCGAAGTGAAGACGCTTTCTGAGCAAACGACCAAAGCAACCGAAGAAATCCGCGCGCGTGTAAAACAAATCCAAACAGACAGTGCCAATGCAACCGGCATCATGGGTGAATTGCATGACGTCGCGACTAAAATGGGTACTGCTATGAATAATATTCATGCCGCGACCCAACAACAAACCACCATTGCTGAAGGCATTTCCAACAACTCACAAACAGCTGCACACAATGTCGATATGATCTCTGAAAGGATCAATACCGTGACCAACAAAGTTGGTGATGTGAGTAAGGAAATTTCTTCAATCTCCGACAGCGCAACCCTTACGGGGACACACGCAAGTTCACTTTCTCAAGTGGTTGAATTAACCCGTGAGCGCGCAAAGAGCATGAATGAAAACGCTCAATCTCTGGCCGAAGTCTCTTCATCCCTCAACGCCTCAGCTAAGAAATATAAAATCTGA
- a CDS encoding CoA-binding protein, which produces MEHRQYSDAYIREILTGVKTIAVVGASPKTIRPSYFLVKYLLSKGYDVVPVNPGHAGKEICGAMTYASLADIDRPIDMVDVFRSSAAVPGVVEECLKLDPLPKVIWTQLTVYNEEAAKLAESHGIKVVMDRCPKIEYGRLCGEIGWVGVASNVITSKKPKLQDGYQRFGLNSR; this is translated from the coding sequence ATGGAACATAGACAGTATTCTGATGCGTATATTCGCGAAATTCTCACCGGTGTGAAAACCATTGCGGTGGTTGGCGCCAGTCCAAAAACCATTCGTCCTTCTTATTTTCTAGTGAAGTACCTTTTGTCCAAAGGGTATGATGTGGTTCCGGTTAACCCGGGTCATGCTGGCAAAGAAATTTGCGGCGCGATGACTTATGCCTCGCTTGCTGACATCGATCGGCCTATTGATATGGTTGATGTCTTTCGAAGCTCAGCTGCTGTGCCGGGTGTCGTTGAAGAATGCTTGAAGCTTGATCCCTTGCCAAAAGTCATTTGGACGCAACTTACAGTCTATAATGAAGAAGCGGCCAAGCTTGCAGAAAGCCACGGCATAAAGGTTGTGATGGACCGCTGTCCCAAAATTGAATACGGGCGGTTATGCGGTGAAATTGGTTGGGTGGGTGTTGCTTCAAACGTCATCACCTCCAAGAAGCCAAAGCTGCAAGATGGCTATCAACGTTTTGGGCTTAATTCGCGGTAA
- a CDS encoding YraN family protein: protein MVDKDPKRIKAYEAGLAAEALVRDHLIEHGFEVLAERYKTKSGELDLIASRGDLICFVEVKARSSVEEGLHSITQKAQRRLAAAATQWMADAHEIAEKATEFRFDVAVVTPDHQISLLENAFMTEG, encoded by the coding sequence ATGGTTGATAAAGACCCTAAACGGATCAAAGCCTATGAAGCGGGATTGGCCGCAGAAGCCTTGGTGCGCGATCACCTTATAGAACATGGTTTTGAGGTTTTAGCAGAGCGTTATAAAACCAAAAGCGGTGAGCTTGATCTCATCGCATCGCGCGGTGATCTTATATGCTTCGTCGAAGTGAAGGCGCGGTCCTCTGTTGAAGAGGGGTTGCATAGCATCACGCAAAAAGCACAGCGCCGTCTGGCTGCTGCTGCCACACAATGGATGGCTGACGCGCATGAGATTGCCGAAAAAGCGACCGAGTTTCGTTTCGATGTCGCCGTGGTAACCCCTGATCATCAAATTTCCTTGTTAGAAAACGCCTTCATGACAGAGGGTTGA
- a CDS encoding penicillin-binding protein activator: MTYKLRTFVARYCLPLFMLAFAAVLSGCIATGPQNGGGLGALQPALPDTTPQPTLPVTASLPAANGRTLGTGPIRVAMLVPITASGFGALAAENFVNAADLALREFDSTAVQIVVKNTSGTATGAANAAREAIREGAEVILGPMFSKAVPAVASVARPAGVPVITFSSSTSVASNGVYVFGFAPEPGIIRAVRHSGSTGSRSYAALLPNNALGNLSEGAFRQAVASAGGRIASITRYNYGNNEPNIKAQEVGALAQSGQVDTIFIPDAGDVVPQLIASVKQAAPTAQNIKFIGSGQWDDPRIFRNSALSGAAYPAPDRDGFNKFAQRYNGAFGKPPIRLASLGYDLASLMVVLTKRFPQDRFATTRLTDPNGFNGVVDGTFRLSTNGRVQRSLAVYEVTPSGPRVVSPAPRTFSQTAFN, translated from the coding sequence ATGACATATAAGCTACGCACATTTGTGGCCCGTTACTGTCTGCCATTATTTATGCTTGCTTTCGCTGCTGTTTTAAGTGGCTGTATTGCAACAGGCCCGCAAAACGGCGGTGGCCTTGGCGCCCTTCAACCCGCTCTACCCGACACCACCCCACAACCAACGTTGCCAGTGACGGCGTCTTTGCCTGCTGCCAATGGACGTACCCTTGGTACTGGTCCAATTAGAGTCGCGATGCTCGTGCCGATTACAGCCTCAGGGTTTGGCGCTTTGGCTGCTGAGAATTTCGTCAATGCCGCTGATCTCGCGCTACGTGAATTTGATTCAACGGCAGTACAAATTGTTGTTAAAAATACCTCAGGCACAGCCACTGGTGCTGCAAATGCAGCCCGCGAAGCAATTAGAGAAGGCGCTGAAGTAATCTTGGGGCCAATGTTCTCAAAAGCAGTTCCAGCCGTCGCAAGTGTCGCACGTCCTGCTGGCGTTCCGGTCATTACATTTTCTAGCTCCACTTCGGTTGCAAGCAATGGTGTTTATGTCTTCGGCTTCGCACCAGAACCAGGTATTATTCGAGCTGTCCGCCATTCAGGTAGCACTGGCTCGCGCAGTTATGCCGCCCTTTTGCCAAACAACGCTTTAGGTAATCTCTCTGAAGGCGCCTTTAGACAAGCTGTTGCAAGTGCTGGCGGACGGATCGCTAGCATCACGCGTTATAATTACGGCAACAACGAACCTAATATCAAAGCGCAAGAAGTTGGTGCTTTGGCTCAAAGCGGTCAGGTCGACACAATCTTCATTCCCGACGCTGGCGATGTTGTACCGCAATTGATTGCCTCCGTTAAACAGGCTGCCCCTACGGCCCAAAACATAAAATTCATTGGTTCTGGACAATGGGATGATCCGCGTATTTTCCGAAACTCTGCTTTATCAGGCGCTGCTTACCCTGCCCCTGACCGCGACGGTTTCAACAAATTTGCTCAACGCTACAATGGCGCATTTGGCAAACCACCAATCCGGCTTGCAAGTCTTGGCTATGACCTAGCAAGCTTGATGGTTGTTCTTACCAAACGCTTCCCACAAGATCGTTTTGCTACAACGCGACTAACGGATCCAAACGGCTTCAATGGCGTCGTGGACGGAACCTTCAGGTTATCAACAAACGGACGTGTACAGCGCTCACTTGCCGTGTATGAAGTGACCCCTAGCGGCCCTCGCGTTGTAAGCCCTGCCCCTCGTACTTTCTCGCAAACAGCGTTTAATTAG
- the rsmI gene encoding 16S rRNA (cytidine(1402)-2'-O)-methyltransferase, producing the protein MANDGSQEAASGNILIHGHLTDKAIESALYIVATPIGNLGDITLRALNVLQNADAIACEDTRVTGKLLKHFGIKTKMIAYHEHNAEKQSPHIMSMLGEGKSVALVSDAGTPLVSDPGYRLIKDAIADEYKVVPLPGASAPITALSAAGLPNDAFLFAGFLPPKQAARRTRLEAWAETPATLIFFESPRRIAATLQDAAHVLGGERQAVVARELTKLFETFRRASLEELAALYGEEPTPKGEIVLLIEPVKQRGVDIESVDEELLELLKTLRVKDASEQLSRETGLPKRDLYQRALVLKEQLKDG; encoded by the coding sequence ATGGCAAATGATGGAAGTCAAGAAGCAGCAAGTGGTAACATCTTGATACATGGGCACCTAACAGACAAAGCGATTGAATCAGCTCTTTACATCGTTGCAACGCCGATTGGGAATCTAGGGGATATAACCCTACGTGCCCTCAATGTTTTGCAAAATGCTGATGCGATTGCTTGCGAAGATACGCGGGTGACAGGAAAGCTGTTGAAGCATTTTGGTATCAAAACCAAGATGATCGCTTACCATGAGCACAATGCTGAAAAACAATCTCCCCATATAATGTCGATGCTGGGGGAGGGAAAAAGCGTCGCTTTGGTGAGCGACGCTGGCACACCGCTTGTCTCTGATCCCGGCTATCGGTTGATCAAAGATGCAATCGCCGACGAATACAAAGTTGTGCCTCTGCCCGGTGCATCAGCCCCTATCACAGCCTTGAGTGCAGCAGGCCTTCCCAATGATGCATTTTTATTTGCGGGCTTCTTGCCGCCGAAACAAGCAGCTCGCCGCACTCGGCTAGAAGCATGGGCCGAAACGCCAGCAACCTTGATTTTCTTTGAATCGCCCCGCCGTATCGCTGCAACCTTGCAAGATGCAGCCCACGTTTTAGGTGGCGAAAGGCAAGCTGTGGTTGCTCGCGAACTGACCAAGCTGTTTGAAACCTTCCGCCGCGCATCGCTTGAAGAATTAGCCGCATTATATGGCGAAGAGCCAACACCCAAAGGCGAGATCGTACTGCTGATTGAACCAGTAAAGCAGCGCGGCGTTGATATTGAGAGCGTTGATGAAGAATTGCTAGAGCTACTTAAAACGTTGCGCGTTAAAGACGCTTCAGAACAATTAAGCCGAGAAACTGGATTGCCCAAGCGCGATCTCTATCAACGGGCCTTGGTGCTTAAAGAGCAGTTGAAAGATGGTTGA
- a CDS encoding DUF547 domain-containing protein: protein MRNKNFVAGLSALVLSFSLVGASHAQSALERFAVPKAKLISGPWKKNSAGSTVKVDHSAWDGFLKKYIKTDGNGVNRVAYGRVSGGDKAALGNYLKSLQSTDVTGLNRNEQFAFWVNLYNASTVSVALRNYPIKSIRDVKKGVLDFLGPFNDKVATVNGKTLTLNDIESGIVRPLWKDPRLHYAFNCAAISCPNLGKTAFKGDVLDKQLNTAASRFVNNARGIRFSGGKATASKIYFWYEGDFGGSHKAIINHMKRYAAGDLKTKLASISKIDKFEYDWTLNDAK, encoded by the coding sequence ATGCGCAATAAGAATTTCGTCGCCGGTTTGTCTGCCTTGGTTTTATCTTTCTCACTGGTAGGCGCCAGCCATGCACAAAGTGCCTTGGAGCGCTTTGCTGTGCCAAAGGCAAAGTTGATTAGTGGGCCTTGGAAAAAGAACAGCGCAGGTTCCACAGTTAAAGTCGATCACAGTGCTTGGGATGGCTTTTTGAAGAAATACATCAAGACTGATGGCAACGGTGTGAACCGCGTTGCTTATGGTCGTGTTAGTGGTGGCGATAAAGCAGCCCTTGGTAATTATCTAAAATCTCTACAATCAACAGATGTAACAGGGCTAAATCGCAATGAGCAATTTGCCTTTTGGGTGAACCTTTATAACGCCAGTACGGTGTCAGTCGCGTTGCGCAATTATCCGATTAAATCCATTCGCGATGTGAAGAAGGGTGTTCTTGATTTCCTCGGCCCCTTCAATGACAAAGTTGCAACCGTCAACGGTAAAACGCTGACATTAAATGATATTGAAAGCGGTATTGTGCGTCCGCTTTGGAAAGACCCTCGACTACATTACGCCTTTAATTGTGCCGCAATTAGCTGTCCAAACCTTGGCAAAACAGCCTTTAAAGGTGATGTTTTGGACAAGCAGCTCAACACGGCTGCATCGCGTTTCGTCAACAATGCGCGGGGCATTCGTTTTTCTGGTGGGAAGGCGACAGCGTCAAAAATCTATTTTTGGTATGAGGGTGATTTTGGTGGAAGCCATAAGGCGATCATCAATCATATGAAGCGTTATGCCGCGGGTGATTTGAAGACGAAACTCGCATCCATATCTAAGATTGATAAGTTTGAGTATGATTGGACGCTCAACGATGCAAAGTAG
- a CDS encoding DMT family transporter, translated as MSAKQSVVDGNKPLGIFSAFCVLIIWSSWLVISRAGALTALTAFDLAAIRYGVSGLVALPVVLYFKPWRNMTLGRIATVAFLLGPIYVFFIFQGFEYAPASHGGIFMNGLLPIFTFIIAWIWLSEQPTARQMIASLVILAGVALTVGDENFDFRETWPGDVMFIAAALMFCLYLRVSRTWSIKPLEVVFCASVINAVFYVPIWYFFLPSGISETESGAFWLQFLFQGFVPNFIGLIMIALAARHIGPVATSTAMSIVPATGAMFGLAFLGEEIGVISWVGIAILTLGILLMSVRRRAA; from the coding sequence TTGAGTGCTAAGCAATCGGTTGTTGACGGCAATAAACCCCTCGGCATTTTTTCTGCATTTTGTGTTTTGATTATTTGGAGCTCGTGGCTGGTGATCAGTCGGGCAGGGGCTTTGACCGCGCTTACCGCTTTTGATTTGGCCGCTATAAGATATGGCGTTTCAGGGCTTGTTGCTCTGCCTGTTGTTTTATATTTCAAACCATGGCGCAATATGACATTGGGGCGGATTGCAACTGTCGCATTCCTGCTTGGACCAATCTACGTGTTCTTTATATTTCAGGGCTTTGAATATGCGCCAGCCTCCCACGGCGGCATTTTCATGAATGGGCTTTTACCCATTTTTACCTTCATAATTGCGTGGATTTGGTTGTCGGAGCAACCGACGGCCCGCCAAATGATTGCTTCGCTCGTTATCTTGGCTGGCGTTGCTTTGACTGTTGGTGATGAGAACTTCGATTTTCGCGAGACATGGCCTGGTGATGTAATGTTTATCGCTGCCGCTCTTATGTTTTGTCTTTATTTGCGGGTGAGCAGAACGTGGTCGATTAAGCCGCTAGAGGTGGTGTTTTGCGCGTCTGTGATCAATGCGGTTTTCTATGTGCCGATTTGGTATTTCTTTTTGCCAAGCGGAATAAGTGAGACGGAAAGCGGTGCATTTTGGCTCCAGTTTCTTTTCCAAGGTTTCGTGCCAAACTTCATTGGTCTGATCATGATTGCTTTGGCAGCGCGTCACATCGGACCTGTTGCAACATCAACTGCAATGTCGATCGTGCCTGCAACCGGCGCGATGTTTGGTTTGGCGTTTTTGGGTGAAGAAATTGGGGTGATCAGCTGGGTCGGTATTGCCATTTTGACACTTGGCATATTGCTGATGTCCGTTAGAAGGCGGGCAGCTTAA
- a CDS encoding DUF1330 domain-containing protein, translated as MPAYVLSMMSIHDPATFRKYTDHTPPTVAKYGGKFLARGKPVETLEGEPYEGRLVILEFPDMETARAWCADPLYQELSQHRREASTFSNLYMIEGDDNTAAPDAKV; from the coding sequence ATGCCGGCTTATGTTCTGTCAATGATGTCAATTCATGATCCGGCAACATTCAGAAAATATACCGATCACACCCCACCAACTGTCGCCAAATATGGCGGCAAGTTTTTGGCGCGTGGTAAGCCTGTCGAAACCCTTGAAGGCGAGCCTTATGAAGGCCGTCTGGTGATTTTGGAGTTTCCAGATATGGAAACCGCACGGGCATGGTGCGCTGATCCACTTTATCAAGAACTAAGCCAGCACCGTCGCGAAGCTTCCACCTTTTCAAATCTCTATATGATTGAGGGTGACGATAATACAGCAGCACCCGACGCCAAGGTTTAA
- a CDS encoding radical SAM protein, which translates to MTISNTSNSASFLSVDEIKDWDVAKRPSTGDDLRAPLREAVNKHQLDNPFQVAGNHFAIGCVALEITQRCNLDCTACYLSDYSEAVHDLPLDEVFRRIDLIAEHYGPNTNVQVTGGDPTLRKRDELVAIIRHLADKKLRPALFTNGIKATRDLLSELKDAGLKDVAFHVDLTQERKGFDSEMALNEIRDEYIERARGLGLQIIFNTTLYQGNLAEVPALVDYFCEHADDIHLSSFQMIADTGRGIERERGGAITQEVVMDAIRQGTGVEMTFDFPQIGHLECNRYSKVLVAGAQRASAFTKGDRAFYAKLMPFAAKLFLDRHQPIRSLLSFAKHMVMGNLSLLGSMVAYGAKKAWVLRRGLKQVGGKPHMITFYIHNFMHAEQLSKERCDACVFMTMTRDGPVSMCVHNAKRDSYILQDVTTKGDKQWNPLGKDVLPLDQLPTKRLKGRERATRDSVRVKGRIGEIASNREKRQSEATV; encoded by the coding sequence ATGACAATATCGAACACCTCAAATAGCGCTTCTTTCTTATCGGTAGACGAGATTAAAGACTGGGACGTTGCAAAGCGCCCCAGCACCGGTGATGATTTGCGCGCGCCCTTGCGTGAGGCGGTCAATAAACATCAACTCGATAATCCGTTTCAGGTGGCGGGAAATCATTTTGCCATTGGTTGTGTGGCGTTGGAAATTACTCAACGTTGCAACCTTGATTGCACAGCCTGTTATCTTTCTGATTATTCCGAAGCCGTTCATGACCTGCCGTTGGATGAAGTGTTCAGGCGGATTGATTTGATCGCAGAGCATTACGGGCCGAACACAAATGTTCAAGTAACAGGCGGTGATCCGACATTGCGCAAGCGCGATGAATTGGTTGCAATTATCCGTCACCTTGCAGACAAAAAACTAAGGCCCGCGCTTTTTACCAATGGAATAAAAGCAACGCGTGATCTGCTCAGTGAGCTAAAGGATGCGGGTCTTAAAGATGTCGCGTTTCATGTGGATTTGACACAGGAGCGCAAAGGCTTTGATAGCGAGATGGCGCTTAATGAAATTCGTGATGAATACATCGAGCGCGCCCGTGGCCTTGGGCTACAGATCATTTTCAATACGACCCTATATCAAGGCAATTTGGCAGAAGTTCCAGCACTGGTCGATTACTTCTGTGAGCACGCAGATGACATTCATCTATCCTCATTTCAAATGATTGCAGATACAGGGCGTGGGATTGAGCGAGAACGGGGTGGTGCGATCACACAGGAAGTTGTGATGGACGCCATTCGCCAAGGCACGGGCGTTGAAATGACTTTTGACTTTCCGCAAATCGGTCACCTTGAATGCAATCGCTATAGCAAAGTTCTTGTGGCAGGCGCTCAACGCGCTTCCGCTTTCACAAAGGGCGATCGTGCTTTTTACGCAAAGCTGATGCCTTTTGCTGCCAAGTTGTTTTTAGATCGTCATCAACCTATTCGTTCGCTTCTCAGTTTTGCCAAACATATGGTGATGGGTAATCTCTCATTGCTTGGGTCCATGGTGGCTTATGGCGCGAAGAAAGCTTGGGTGCTGCGGCGCGGGCTAAAGCAAGTGGGCGGTAAACCCCACATGATTACGTTTTATATTCATAACTTCATGCACGCTGAGCAGCTTTCCAAAGAACGATGTGATGCCTGTGTCTTCATGACAATGACCCGCGATGGTCCTGTTTCCATGTGCGTTCACAATGCCAAGCGCGATAGCTACATTTTACAAGATGTGACCACCAAAGGTGATAAGCAATGGAACCCGCTTGGTAAGGATGTGTTGCCGCTAGATCAATTGCCAACCAAGCGCCTTAAAGGGCGTGAACGGGCAACGCGTGATAGCGTTCGCGTGAAAGGTCGTATTGGTGAGATCGCTTCAAATCGCGAGAAACGTCAATCAGAGGCAACCGTTTAG
- a CDS encoding O-acetylhomoserine aminocarboxypropyltransferase: MSQKKPGFSTKAIHAGTAPDAATGARAMPIYQTTSFVFDDVDQAASLFGLQAFGNIYTRITNPTTAALEERIATLEGGTAGLAVASGHAAQLGVFHTLMESGDEFIAANKLYGGSINQFNHAFKSFGWNVVWADAENPASFEAAITDKTKAIFIESLANPGGIVMDIEAIATIAQKAGIPLIVDNTMASPYLCRPIEHGANIVVHSLTKFIGGHGNSMGGMIVDGGNFDWIGSGKYPMLSEPRPEYDGLVIHETFGNFGFAIACRVLGLRDLGAAISPFNAFQILTGCETLPLRMQRHCENALQVAAYLEGHDKVAWVRYAGLESSDNHELAARYLPKGAGAVFTFGLKDGYDAGVSLVSNVDLFSHLANIGDTKSLIIHPASTTHKQLTEEQRVTAGAGSDVIRLSIGIEDVEDIIADLEQALTHS; the protein is encoded by the coding sequence ATGTCTCAAAAGAAACCAGGGTTTTCGACAAAAGCGATCCACGCAGGAACCGCGCCAGATGCAGCGACAGGCGCACGGGCGATGCCGATTTATCAAACGACCAGTTTTGTTTTCGATGATGTGGATCAAGCAGCCTCGCTTTTTGGCTTGCAAGCATTCGGCAATATCTACACCCGCATTACCAACCCAACCACAGCTGCTTTAGAAGAACGCATTGCGACCCTTGAAGGCGGCACTGCGGGCTTGGCTGTCGCCTCTGGTCATGCCGCGCAATTGGGCGTGTTCCACACACTTATGGAATCAGGCGATGAATTTATCGCTGCTAATAAACTTTACGGTGGGTCGATCAACCAATTCAACCATGCATTTAAGAGCTTTGGTTGGAATGTGGTGTGGGCTGACGCTGAAAATCCAGCAAGCTTTGAAGCCGCAATCACGGATAAAACCAAAGCAATCTTTATTGAGAGTTTGGCCAACCCTGGCGGCATTGTCATGGATATTGAGGCGATTGCGACTATTGCGCAAAAGGCGGGCATCCCGTTGATTGTTGATAACACAATGGCTTCGCCCTATCTCTGTCGCCCGATTGAACACGGTGCAAATATCGTTGTTCATTCACTGACAAAGTTCATCGGTGGTCATGGTAATTCCATGGGTGGGATGATTGTTGATGGTGGTAATTTTGATTGGATCGGGTCTGGCAAATACCCAATGCTGAGCGAACCGCGCCCAGAATATGACGGCCTTGTTATTCACGAGACCTTTGGCAATTTTGGTTTTGCTATTGCGTGTCGTGTGTTGGGGCTGCGTGACCTTGGTGCTGCAATTTCCCCGTTTAACGCGTTTCAAATTTTAACAGGGTGCGAAACCTTGCCTCTTCGTATGCAGCGCCATTGCGAAAATGCTTTGCAAGTAGCCGCTTACTTGGAAGGTCACGATAAGGTTGCATGGGTGCGTTATGCGGGCCTTGAAAGTAGCGACAACCATGAACTGGCCGCTCGCTATCTGCCGAAAGGGGCGGGTGCTGTCTTCACCTTTGGTCTTAAAGATGGCTATGATGCAGGCGTTAGCCTCGTTTCCAACGTGGATTTGTTCTCGCATTTAGCCAATATTGGTGACACGAAAAGCTTGATCATCCACCCAGCCTCCACAACCCATAAACAATTGACGGAAGAACAACGAGTAACGGCTGGTGCGGGTAGTGACGTTATTCGTTTGTCTATCGGCATTGAGGATGTTGAGGACATCATCGCGGATCTAGAACAAGCGCTCACTCACTCGTGA